A genomic segment from Acidobacteriota bacterium encodes:
- a CDS encoding NAD(P)-binding domain-containing protein, translating to MAGGPLDLLIVGSGPAGLAAAKRAQHHGMTYRVLEGSDHLADTIHRYQKGKHVMAEPGLIPLHEGVPFAAGSREEVLAALDECAAANGLAVHFGERVTAIERAQDAAGFRVTATSGTHSSKAVVLAIGTRGNPRRLGVPGDDLPQVSHRLVDPDEVVDEDVVVVGAGDSALEVALALADRNRVSVIVRRAEIVRAEESLEREVLSRNQAGGLTVHFSTTVRRIAPGEVELAGPEMDSTVAADRVFLMLGAEPPRRWLESIGVAFSGSGREARPVLDASYQSAVPGLYLIGAVTGRDLIKLAINQGHEVVEHILGHPVEAADEPVLRERLPFWDGTADQRIAALRREVPLLAAAGEADLRELFLAVTAREAPDGEVVVRQNDYTDSFQVIAAGTVEVWVRTEGAAEDRLVATLGAGNFFGEMSLISNRRRNATVISRGARLIEIPRKAMLKLLALSPEVKAMVDRAFLVRAFQGYLFPGVDDDTIWPLASRAEVSTVDKGKTLFEEGDPADSLYLIRSGMVKVSKRSGDREIVLSYLVAGNFFGEVSLLPDALRTAAVSTIFPCELIRLGHAEIASFLAVHPELAGELTGKLEERQLATLRTEATPGAGQVLTDLIREEVVIGTDALIIDHHLCVRCDQCIRACEGVHDDGQARLSLTGIQLYNLLAPNSCWQCENPLCMLDCPPDAIVRNARGEVQIKSNCIGCGNCEANCPYGNIFMVHTRPEPSFGGWLRKIFALDPAPAESDDAGREVAVKCDLCADLPGGPACVRSCPTGAAIRLTPDEYQQTLEELIVRQGEP from the coding sequence TTGGCCGGTGGCCCACTCGACCTGCTGATCGTGGGGTCGGGCCCTGCGGGGCTCGCAGCGGCGAAGCGTGCGCAACACCACGGGATGACCTACCGGGTCCTCGAAGGATCGGACCACCTCGCCGACACCATTCACCGCTACCAGAAAGGCAAGCACGTGATGGCCGAGCCCGGCCTGATCCCGCTGCATGAGGGCGTGCCCTTCGCGGCCGGCTCGCGGGAGGAGGTGTTGGCCGCCTTGGACGAGTGCGCCGCCGCCAACGGCCTGGCGGTGCACTTCGGCGAACGGGTGACGGCGATCGAACGGGCGCAGGATGCGGCCGGATTCCGGGTGACGGCGACCTCCGGCACTCACTCGTCCAAGGCGGTGGTGCTCGCCATCGGCACCCGGGGCAATCCGCGGCGCCTCGGCGTGCCGGGGGACGATCTGCCGCAGGTTTCTCACCGCCTGGTCGACCCCGACGAAGTGGTGGACGAGGATGTGGTGGTGGTCGGCGCCGGCGATTCGGCCCTGGAGGTCGCCCTGGCCCTGGCCGATCGCAACCGGGTGTCGGTGATCGTGCGCAGGGCGGAGATCGTGCGGGCGGAGGAGAGCCTGGAGCGAGAGGTCCTGTCGCGCAACCAAGCGGGAGGTCTCACCGTCCATTTCTCGACCACCGTGCGCCGCATCGCGCCGGGCGAAGTCGAACTCGCCGGCCCTGAGATGGATTCGACGGTGGCGGCCGACCGGGTCTTTTTGATGCTCGGCGCCGAGCCGCCGCGGCGCTGGCTAGAGTCCATCGGGGTAGCGTTCTCGGGTAGCGGCCGCGAGGCCCGGCCGGTCCTCGACGCTTCTTACCAGTCCGCCGTGCCGGGTCTGTACCTGATCGGCGCGGTGACCGGGCGGGACCTGATCAAGCTCGCCATCAACCAGGGTCACGAGGTGGTGGAACACATCCTCGGCCATCCGGTCGAAGCGGCGGACGAACCGGTGCTGCGCGAGCGGCTGCCGTTCTGGGACGGCACCGCAGACCAGCGCATCGCGGCCCTACGCCGGGAGGTTCCGCTCCTCGCCGCCGCCGGGGAGGCCGATCTCCGCGAGCTGTTCCTGGCGGTGACCGCCCGCGAAGCGCCCGACGGCGAGGTGGTGGTGCGCCAAAACGATTACACGGACAGTTTCCAGGTGATCGCCGCCGGCACCGTCGAGGTGTGGGTGCGAACCGAGGGCGCCGCGGAAGACCGCCTCGTCGCCACTCTGGGCGCCGGCAACTTCTTCGGCGAAATGAGCCTAATCTCAAACCGCCGCCGCAACGCGACGGTGATCTCCCGCGGCGCGCGGCTGATCGAGATTCCGCGCAAGGCGATGCTCAAGCTGCTGGCCCTGTCGCCGGAGGTCAAGGCGATGGTGGACCGCGCGTTCCTGGTGCGCGCCTTTCAGGGTTACCTCTTCCCCGGGGTCGACGACGACACCATCTGGCCGCTGGCCTCACGGGCCGAAGTGTCGACGGTGGACAAAGGAAAGACGCTGTTTGAAGAGGGCGATCCGGCAGACTCCCTCTACCTGATCCGCAGCGGCATGGTGAAGGTTTCGAAGCGCTCCGGCGACCGCGAGATCGTGCTGTCCTACCTGGTGGCGGGAAACTTCTTCGGCGAGGTGTCGCTGCTGCCCGACGCGCTGCGAACGGCCGCCGTGTCCACCATCTTTCCGTGCGAGCTGATCCGCCTGGGCCATGCCGAGATCGCCTCCTTCTTGGCGGTCCATCCGGAACTCGCCGGCGAGTTGACCGGCAAGCTCGAAGAGCGCCAGCTCGCCACCCTCCGGACCGAGGCCACCCCCGGTGCCGGCCAGGTGCTCACCGACCTGATCCGCGAGGAGGTGGTGATCGGCACCGACGCGCTGATCATCGACCACCACCTGTGCGTGCGCTGCGACCAGTGCATCCGCGCCTGCGAGGGGGTGCACGACGACGGCCAAGCGCGGCTCTCGCTCACCGGCATTCAGCTCTACAACTTGCTGGCGCCCAATTCCTGCTGGCAGTGCGAGAACCCCCTGTGCATGCTCGACTGCCCGCCGGACGCCATCGTCCGCAACGCCCGCGGCGAGGTACAGATCAAGAGCAACTGCATCGGCTGCGGCAACTGCGAGGCGAACTGCCCCTACGGCAACATCTTCATGGTCCACACCCGGCCAGAGCCGTCCTTCGGCGGCTGGCTGCGCAAGATCTTCGCTCTAGATCCGGCTCCCGCCGAGAGCGACGACGCGGGCCGCGAGGTGGCGGTCAAGTGCGATCTGTGTGCCGATCTCCCCGGTGGCCCGGCGTGCGTGCGGAGCTGCCCCACCGGCGCCGCCATCCGGCTGACGCCGGATGAGTACCAGCAGACCCTGGAAGAGCTGATCGTGCGGCAGGGAGAACCGTGA
- a CDS encoding FHA domain-containing protein, with protein MPFLLHRTAAGQTRQKEIDGEVLSIGRGAQADLRLDDPAVAFDHAWIETERSAGGVTGWVLIDRRSVTGTYHNGQPVTRTPLAAGDRIEIGGFRITVRRTDPGEPLVVHLERPADGQGAEDTGSSPPPSARPTAAATESAPPVARIDYVRAYALARPGLTKASLTLGLTALTVLLLAGALLAGHRGWFMPGISSAHGRIVAPGPLLGGETADPASVPLSPRVAAAAELGCLACHQPWQGAVDTGCAECHSSEALPHAAGVVATPSCATCHPEHRPGQPLIEQSEETGCVNCHGNLTVAEGEPRIASRITSFAADHPELTVTPLAAGTRGASVSLDAPGARGTDPGRLAFNHRIHLAASLTNPQGSVQLACADCHTVAASGGTEGSGRMAPIAFTDHCQSCHLLTFDADLPDRQAPHGTPQEVEDFLVGLYSRADSVGADRSLRARRLGFIARGGRQRLSPGIDRQVADAARTLFRSQCAVCHRMDLDAVPLPTVEPPGLPQRWFARAGFSHLDHGEVGCNECHRGVAQSQKTSDVLLPGIAECRSCHGAGPTTADSATPEAARWGGLLGCAQCHGYHAGHPPTIASGGLAGVDTGAVGG; from the coding sequence ATGCCTTTCCTCCTCCACCGCACCGCCGCGGGCCAAACGCGGCAGAAAGAGATCGACGGCGAGGTTCTCTCCATCGGCCGCGGCGCCCAAGCTGACCTCCGCCTGGACGATCCGGCGGTGGCCTTCGATCACGCCTGGATCGAGACGGAGCGTTCCGCCGGCGGCGTGACGGGCTGGGTGTTGATCGACCGGCGGAGCGTCACCGGCACCTATCACAACGGCCAGCCGGTCACCCGAACGCCTCTCGCAGCGGGCGACCGCATCGAGATCGGTGGTTTCCGGATCACCGTGCGGCGAACCGATCCCGGAGAGCCTCTCGTCGTCCACCTGGAACGGCCCGCGGACGGCCAGGGCGCTGAAGACACGGGCTCCTCGCCGCCACCCTCGGCGAGACCGACGGCCGCGGCGACGGAGTCCGCACCGCCGGTCGCCCGCATCGACTACGTCCGCGCCTACGCCCTGGCGCGGCCCGGGCTGACCAAGGCGAGCCTCACCCTCGGCCTCACCGCCCTCACGGTTCTGCTGCTGGCCGGCGCCCTCCTCGCCGGCCACCGGGGATGGTTCATGCCCGGCATCTCGTCGGCCCACGGGCGCATCGTCGCGCCGGGGCCACTACTCGGTGGCGAAACGGCGGATCCGGCCTCCGTACCCCTCTCGCCTCGGGTCGCAGCGGCGGCGGAGCTGGGCTGCCTGGCCTGCCACCAGCCCTGGCAGGGGGCGGTGGACACCGGCTGTGCCGAATGCCACTCCTCTGAGGCACTGCCGCACGCCGCCGGCGTGGTGGCGACGCCCTCCTGCGCCACCTGCCATCCGGAGCACCGACCCGGCCAGCCGCTGATCGAGCAGAGCGAAGAGACCGGATGTGTGAACTGCCATGGGAACCTGACAGTGGCCGAAGGCGAACCGCGCATCGCTTCGCGAATCACCTCCTTCGCCGCGGATCATCCGGAGCTGACCGTCACACCGCTGGCCGCCGGAACCCGCGGGGCGAGCGTTTCCCTCGATGCTCCGGGCGCCCGCGGAACGGATCCGGGCCGCCTCGCCTTCAACCACCGAATCCACCTCGCCGCCAGCCTGACCAACCCTCAGGGGAGCGTTCAGCTCGCCTGCGCCGACTGCCACACGGTGGCCGCCAGCGGAGGCACCGAGGGCAGCGGCCGCATGGCCCCCATCGCCTTCACGGATCACTGCCAGAGCTGCCACCTTCTCACCTTCGACGCCGACCTGCCGGATCGCCAGGCGCCGCACGGCACGCCCCAGGAGGTCGAGGACTTCCTCGTCGGCCTCTACAGCCGGGCGGATTCGGTCGGTGCGGATCGATCACTGCGTGCCCGACGCTTGGGGTTCATCGCCCGCGGTGGCCGGCAGCGCTTGTCGCCGGGGATCGACCGCCAGGTGGCCGACGCCGCACGCACCCTCTTCCGGTCGCAATGCGCCGTGTGCCACCGGATGGACCTCGACGCCGTTCCGCTGCCGACGGTCGAGCCGCCGGGCCTGCCGCAGCGGTGGTTCGCTCGGGCAGGCTTCTCGCACCTCGACCACGGCGAGGTGGGATGTAACGAATGTCACCGCGGCGTCGCCCAAAGCCAGAAGACCTCCGATGTCCTGCTGCCCGGCATCGCCGAGTGCCGGAGTTGCCACGGCGCCGGGCCGACGACGGCGGACAGCGCGACACCGGAGGCGGCCCGGTGGGGCGGCCTCCTGGGATGTGCGCAGTGTCACGGCTATCACGCCGGCCACCCACCGACGATCGCTTCCGGTGGTTTGGCGGGTGTTGACACTGGCGCGGTCGGAGGTTAG
- a CDS encoding heme-binding protein, which produces MIRRGRCRALLVSGGSVMLLLALGAGGADPKEGLGSPAHGAGEVLPRGPTHGETPAGVGPLLPRPILPGPLDPGGTEPDPLDPQDRRFRPRGPRSAGGPQVCAGGARALAGSEAEALVRAAAEALSENRLSAAVVDRQGRPLAIYQKPRGTPLADADLAVGLARTGAFFSNDQAPLSSRTVRFVSGVHFPPGIQRTPNAALYGIENTNRGCDLNVSYLGGQALPPARSVVNPGRCDVDFDTGCGTGPVTGKNQPFDDHPPGAPGLHAPAAVPVNPGGLPIYRGSSLVGGIGVFAPDAPSDHAEFAALTAFGPPGLSPLPQPLPAPGVVFIDGIRLPFVRQVDRPAGSSPGSPQGGPLLIGPLSGRCAPGGWLAGPAAGNDLAAGEVDQIITQSVAAAERTRAVIRLPLGSRARMVFAVSDLDGEILGLFRMADATVFSVDVAVAKARNVVWFSQGNLPGVPPGTAVTNRTIGFGAQPMFPVGIDGTAPGPFFGLFRDDYDHPCREGFDPASRNRNGVVFFAGSIPLYVNGRLVGGLGVSGDGVEQDDYVAFLGAAGFRPPEASWADRVVLRGVRLPFLKFPRNPEG; this is translated from the coding sequence GTGATCCGGCGCGGCCGTTGCCGTGCCCTGCTGGTCTCCGGTGGGAGCGTGATGTTGCTGTTGGCTCTCGGTGCCGGTGGCGCGGATCCGAAGGAGGGCCTCGGCTCCCCGGCTCACGGCGCCGGGGAAGTCTTGCCTCGCGGACCCACCCACGGTGAAACTCCGGCCGGCGTTGGGCCGCTTCTCCCCCGTCCCATTCTTCCCGGCCCGCTCGACCCGGGCGGCACCGAGCCGGACCCTCTCGACCCCCAGGACCGCCGTTTCCGTCCGCGCGGCCCGCGCAGCGCCGGCGGCCCGCAGGTGTGTGCCGGCGGCGCCCGGGCGCTGGCCGGAAGCGAAGCCGAAGCGCTGGTCCGCGCGGCGGCCGAAGCCCTGAGCGAAAACCGGCTGAGCGCTGCGGTGGTCGACCGCCAGGGGCGCCCGCTGGCGATCTACCAGAAACCGCGGGGCACTCCCCTCGCCGACGCCGACCTCGCCGTCGGCCTGGCGCGCACCGGCGCCTTCTTCTCGAACGATCAAGCGCCCCTCTCCTCGCGCACCGTGCGCTTCGTCAGCGGGGTGCACTTTCCGCCGGGCATCCAGCGCACCCCCAACGCCGCCCTCTACGGCATCGAGAACACCAATCGCGGTTGCGACCTGAATGTCAGCTACCTCGGAGGCCAGGCGCTGCCGCCGGCCCGCTCGGTGGTCAACCCCGGACGGTGCGACGTCGACTTCGACACCGGCTGCGGCACCGGGCCGGTGACCGGCAAGAACCAGCCCTTCGACGATCATCCGCCCGGCGCCCCCGGCCTTCACGCACCGGCCGCCGTGCCGGTCAATCCGGGGGGTCTGCCCATCTATCGCGGCTCGTCGCTGGTCGGCGGTATCGGAGTGTTTGCCCCCGACGCACCCTCGGACCACGCCGAATTCGCCGCCCTCACCGCCTTCGGTCCGCCGGGGCTGTCGCCGCTACCGCAGCCCTTGCCGGCCCCGGGAGTGGTGTTCATCGACGGCATCCGGCTGCCCTTCGTCCGGCAGGTCGACCGGCCCGCCGGCAGCTCTCCGGGCAGTCCACAGGGCGGTCCGCTGCTGATCGGTCCGCTCAGCGGCCGCTGCGCGCCCGGCGGCTGGCTGGCCGGCCCGGCGGCGGGCAACGATCTGGCCGCCGGCGAGGTGGACCAGATCATCACCCAATCGGTGGCGGCGGCCGAGCGCACCCGCGCCGTGATCCGTCTGCCCCTCGGCTCGCGGGCCCGCATGGTGTTCGCCGTGTCCGACCTCGACGGCGAGATCCTCGGCCTCTTCCGCATGGCGGACGCGACGGTCTTCTCCGTCGACGTAGCGGTCGCCAAGGCGCGCAACGTGGTGTGGTTCAGCCAGGGCAACCTGCCCGGCGTGCCGCCCGGCACGGCGGTGACCAACCGCACGATCGGCTTCGGCGCGCAGCCGATGTTCCCGGTGGGGATCGACGGCACGGCGCCGGGGCCGTTCTTCGGTCTCTTCCGGGACGACTATGACCACCCCTGCAGAGAGGGCTTCGATCCGGCGAGCCGCAACCGCAACGGAGTGGTGTTTTTCGCCGGTTCGATTCCGCTGTACGTCAACGGGCGGCTGGTCGGCGGCCTGGGGGTGAGCGGCGATGGGGTGGAGCAGGACGATTACGTGGCCTTCCTTGGCGCCGCGGGGTTCCGGCCGCCGGAAGCCTCCTGGGCAGATCGCGTGGTGCTGCGCGGGGTTCGGTTGCCGTTCTTGAAGTTCCCGCGGAATCCGGAGGGATAG
- a CDS encoding multiheme c-type cytochrome, which produces MTRSSPLSVLSIGFVGLVASLAIAPLSSSQEGAPPPDPAPNTEMPAATGTAAPTAGFYVGVATCASSTCHGSTRPLSNFGVLQNEYYTWLQEDRHAQAYNVLFDERSRIIMRNLRGGRAHESQRCLDCHALTPQPEQAARRLEIEDGITCESCHGPASGWLEGHRSEGWSHADSVAAGMIDLRQPAVRAGVCLDCHLGSADRTVDHELIAAGHPALVFELDNYAAAMPAHWAPAGGRSDPARGDEMLSSHGAAAWAVGQVETLRRGLELIAGRAAAGNWPEFAELSCGDCHHSLAEERWRQPVTDRRRVGLPRWSPARWAVLRPIVSATAPGRLAELDRRMATVSGVVERFGTPPRQVADGARAAAAALAGLDEPLLAGPWDEPRLIALLAKVADPSAPDYDTAAQTLLACNTLVSELIARRPELVESSGLVASLDAMDRAVQSRAAYDPNRFATLTQRFAAEVRELR; this is translated from the coding sequence ATGACCCGATCGAGCCCGTTGTCCGTCCTCTCCATCGGCTTCGTCGGGCTGGTCGCGTCCCTCGCGATCGCGCCGCTCAGCTCTTCCCAGGAAGGGGCGCCGCCGCCGGATCCCGCGCCAAACACCGAGATGCCCGCCGCGACGGGGACCGCAGCGCCCACCGCCGGGTTCTATGTCGGCGTCGCCACCTGTGCTTCTTCCACCTGCCACGGCAGCACCCGCCCCTTGAGCAACTTCGGCGTGTTGCAGAACGAGTACTACACCTGGCTGCAGGAGGACCGCCACGCCCAGGCCTACAACGTGCTGTTCGACGAGCGCTCGCGCATCATCATGCGGAATCTCCGCGGCGGTCGGGCCCATGAAAGCCAGCGCTGTCTCGACTGCCACGCCCTCACCCCGCAGCCGGAGCAAGCGGCACGGCGCTTGGAGATCGAGGACGGGATCACCTGCGAGAGCTGCCATGGACCGGCGAGCGGTTGGCTCGAAGGGCACCGCTCCGAGGGCTGGAGCCACGCCGACTCGGTGGCCGCCGGGATGATCGATCTGCGTCAGCCGGCGGTGCGCGCCGGAGTCTGTCTGGACTGCCACCTGGGCTCCGCCGACCGCACCGTCGATCACGAGCTGATCGCCGCCGGTCATCCGGCCCTGGTGTTCGAGCTCGACAACTACGCCGCGGCGATGCCGGCCCATTGGGCGCCGGCCGGAGGGCGCTCCGACCCGGCGCGCGGCGACGAGATGCTCTCGAGCCACGGCGCCGCCGCCTGGGCGGTCGGCCAGGTGGAAACCCTGCGCCGGGGGCTGGAGCTGATCGCCGGACGCGCCGCCGCAGGCAACTGGCCGGAGTTTGCGGAGCTCTCCTGCGGCGACTGCCACCACTCCCTGGCCGAGGAACGCTGGCGGCAGCCGGTGACGGACCGCCGGAGAGTTGGCCTGCCGCGCTGGAGCCCGGCTCGCTGGGCGGTACTTCGGCCGATCGTCTCCGCCACCGCACCGGGCCGACTGGCCGAGCTGGACCGCCGCATGGCGACGGTGTCCGGCGTCGTCGAGCGCTTCGGTACTCCGCCGCGGCAGGTCGCCGACGGGGCGAGGGCCGCCGCCGCCGCTCTCGCCGGCCTCGACGAGCCGCTCCTCGCCGGCCCGTGGGACGAGCCGCGGCTGATCGCCCTGCTGGCGAAGGTGGCGGACCCCTCGGCGCCGGACTACGACACCGCCGCCCAGACCCTCCTCGCCTGCAACACCCTGGTCAGCGAGCTGATCGCGCGCCGGCCGGAGCTGGTGGAGTCGAGCGGCCTGGTGGCGAGCCTCGATGCCATGGACCGCGCGGTGCAGTCGCGCGCCGCCTATGACCCCAACCGGTTCGCGACGCTCACCCAGCGTTTCGCCGCCGAAGTCCGGGAGCTGAGATGA
- a CDS encoding tetratricopeptide repeat protein — MNDRATPHPPPCRRAGWILIALICVVVAAAASGPAVAQTAKAKGADAEVAFAFGVAAYHRGDTEEAVERLSEAAAADPEDGTARYWLGLALLAAGDGARAESELTAARDSQRPPAVTPERLRQDLDRARDLAAGRDASSAAPPAPVLSGFSRFGELPVWELEVRGSWGDDSNPLLVADGVFAFAPDGRVVQGAESDRVTQLGARFDLRPVRSAGGWTLGLAFGANQASFDEFGFLDFTRLAGTAHLAWGGDPAGFLGSPLGATRVPIGHRRFALLLQGGVAEDELDSVAFVTTTRLAASVFWRQGATGTTRLAVATSDEDFENDGSGAFEASGTTTEVEVEQTFYLGPRNRYLRLAAAVGERDAGATFDASHTRGRAELALPLSDRWTLGLSGSYETIDFDAIESNPLFFIFPVDEIREDTKTGFSAVVSWALTPRLLLVGRGSRTDRDADLGPVAEQFFDFDYERTVVTVGFRWFFQPGGAS; from the coding sequence ATGAACGACCGAGCGACCCCCCACCCGCCGCCATGCCGCCGAGCCGGATGGATTCTGATTGCGCTGATATGCGTCGTAGTGGCGGCCGCCGCCAGCGGACCGGCCGTCGCCCAAACAGCGAAAGCTAAAGGGGCGGACGCTGAAGTCGCCTTTGCTTTCGGTGTGGCCGCCTACCATCGTGGCGACACCGAAGAAGCGGTCGAGCGGCTGTCCGAAGCGGCGGCCGCCGACCCCGAGGACGGCACCGCCCGCTACTGGCTGGGTCTCGCCCTGCTGGCGGCCGGCGACGGCGCCCGGGCGGAAAGCGAGCTGACCGCCGCCCGCGACTCGCAGCGGCCGCCGGCGGTCACTCCCGAGCGCCTGCGGCAGGATCTCGATCGCGCCCGCGACCTCGCCGCCGGCCGCGACGCCTCGTCCGCCGCTCCGCCGGCCCCCGTCCTCAGCGGATTCTCCCGTTTCGGCGAACTGCCGGTCTGGGAACTGGAAGTGCGCGGCAGTTGGGGTGACGATTCCAATCCGCTGCTCGTCGCCGATGGGGTGTTCGCCTTCGCGCCGGATGGGCGGGTGGTGCAAGGAGCGGAGTCGGACCGAGTGACACAGCTCGGAGCGCGATTCGATCTGCGCCCCGTGCGGAGCGCCGGTGGTTGGACCCTCGGCTTGGCCTTCGGCGCCAACCAGGCGTCCTTCGACGAATTCGGTTTTCTCGACTTCACCCGCCTCGCCGGCACCGCTCACCTCGCCTGGGGCGGCGATCCGGCGGGCTTCTTGGGCAGTCCCCTGGGCGCCACCCGAGTGCCGATCGGCCATCGCCGCTTCGCCCTGCTGCTACAGGGTGGCGTGGCCGAAGACGAACTCGACAGCGTCGCCTTTGTGACCACCACCCGCCTCGCCGCCTCGGTTTTCTGGCGCCAAGGGGCGACGGGCACCACCCGCCTGGCGGTGGCAACCTCTGACGAGGATTTCGAAAACGATGGCAGCGGCGCCTTCGAAGCCAGCGGCACCACCACCGAGGTAGAAGTCGAACAGACCTTCTATCTCGGCCCCCGCAACCGCTACCTGCGGCTGGCGGCGGCGGTCGGCGAGCGGGACGCTGGGGCGACCTTCGACGCCTCCCACACCCGCGGCCGCGCCGAACTCGCCCTGCCGCTGTCGGACCGCTGGACCCTCGGACTGAGCGGTTCCTACGAGACGATCGACTTCGACGCCATCGAGTCCAACCCGCTGTTTTTCATCTTTCCCGTCGACGAGATCCGCGAGGACACCAAGACGGGGTTCTCCGCCGTCGTGTCCTGGGCGCTCACCCCGCGTCTCTTGCTCGTCGGGCGCGGCTCGCGGACGGATCGCGATGCCGACCTCGGCCCGGTGGCCGAGCAATTCTTCGACTTCGACTACGAGCGCACGGTGGTCACCGTGGGCTTTCGCTGGTTCTTCCAGCCAGGAGGTGCATCATGA